CGTTCGGCACGACGCTCTTCATCGGCCCGTCCCTGCTGTTCGGCATTTTGCGCGTGCTGCAGCGCGGGCCGGAATATCTCGTCACCTTCGTCGTGCTGTTCAGCGCGACACAGAATCTGGGCGGACTTGCGGGATCGGCGTTGCTCGGCAGCCTGCAATATGATCGCGTGCGCTATTACACCGCGATGCTCTCGCAATATCTGGACGCGGGCAATCCGATCGTGGTGCAGCGGCTGCAGGCGGGCGCGGCGGCGGTGAGCGGCGTGATCGTCGATCCCGCGCAGCGGACGGCGCAGGGCGGCGCGCTGCTCTCGCAGGCGCTGGCGCGCGAGGCCAATCTGCTCGCCTTCGCCGACGTGTTCCGCGCGGTGGCGCTGATCGCACTCGCCAACGCCGTCTATCTCGCGATCCGCATCCTCGTCGTCCAACGCCTCGACGCGCAGAAGAAGGCCACCGCATGACCGACACCGCTGCGTCCCCTCCGCCGCCGGTCGCACCCACGACGCCCTCCATGTGGCGGCCGGCCAGGCATGGCCCGCTGGTGGTGGCGATCGTGATCGCGATCGCGCTGGCCGCGATCATCGCGATCCTCTCCGTGTGGCGCCTGCTGCCCTTCCAGGGAAACAGCGTGACCACCGAGAATGCCTATGTGCGCGGGCGGCCGACCGTGATCGCGCCGCAGGTGAGCGGCTATGTGTGGGACGTGCGGGTGCGCGATTATCAGGCCGTGCCGCCGGGGGCCGTATTGGTGCGGATCGACGACCGCATCTATCGCGCACGGGTGGCGCAGGCGCGCGCCAACGTCGCCTCGGCCGAGGCGCAGCTCGCCAATTATCGCCAGTCGCGCGCGTCGCGCGAAGCGAGCCTCGTCAGCCAGACGGCCGGCGTCGCCAGCGCCGACGCGCAACTGCTGCGCGCGCGGGCGGACATGGCGCGGGCACGCGACCTCGCCAGCGACGGCTCCATCTCGATCCGCGAACGCGACCAGACGCTGGCGGCGCTCGCACAGGCCGAGGCGCAGGTGCGGCAGGCCAACGCCTCGGGCGAGATCGCGCGGCAGGACATCCGCACCGTCGACGTCAATCGCGACAGTCTGGTGGCGCAGGTGATGGCGGCCAAGGCGCAATTGCGACTGGCCGAGATCGACCTTTCGAACACCATGATCCGCGCGCCCGAGGGCGGCCAATTGGGCGAGATAGGCGTGCGGCTGGGCCAATATGTGACGAACGGCACGCAGCTGATGACGTTGGTGCCGCCCGATCACTGGGTGATCGCCAATTTCAAGGAAGTGCAGACGCGCGGTATAGCCGAGGGACAAGCCGCGCGCGTGTGGGTGGATGCGCTGGGCGGGGCCGCGCTGACGGGTCATGTCCAGCACATCTCGCCCGCCGCCGGATCCGAATTCGCGGTGTTGAAACCCGACAATGCGACGGGCAATTTCGTGAAGGTGCCGCAGCGCATCGGCGTCCGCATCCTGATCGATCGGGATCAGCCGCTCGCGGCGAAACTGCGGCCGGGCATGTCGGTCGAGGCGCGCGTCGAGCGATGAGGGCGGTTCCCGCTTTGGTGATCGCGTGCCTGCTAGCGGGATGCGCCGGGCCGCGCCCTGCCCCGCCGCAGGCGGCCGCCGTCGTGCCGCCGGGTGGCTGGCGCGATACCGCCGCGAGCGATCGGCCGATCGATGCGCAGTGGTGGACCGGCTATGACGATCCCGCGCTGACCGCGATCGTGCAACGCGCGCTGGATCGCAATCTCGACCTCGCCATCGCCGTCTCGCGCGTGGAGGAGGCGCGCGCCCAGTTCGCGCTGGCGCGGGGCGCGCAGCTTCCGGCGCTTTCGGCCAGCGCCGCGGGCGGGCCGCAGCGCGCGCCCAACGCCTTCGGCATC
This DNA window, taken from Sphingomonas sp. AP4-R1, encodes the following:
- a CDS encoding HlyD family secretion protein; this translates as MWRPARHGPLVVAIVIAIALAAIIAILSVWRLLPFQGNSVTTENAYVRGRPTVIAPQVSGYVWDVRVRDYQAVPPGAVLVRIDDRIYRARVAQARANVASAEAQLANYRQSRASREASLVSQTAGVASADAQLLRARADMARARDLASDGSISIRERDQTLAALAQAEAQVRQANASGEIARQDIRTVDVNRDSLVAQVMAAKAQLRLAEIDLSNTMIRAPEGGQLGEIGVRLGQYVTNGTQLMTLVPPDHWVIANFKEVQTRGIAEGQAARVWVDALGGAALTGHVQHISPAAGSEFAVLKPDNATGNFVKVPQRIGVRILIDRDQPLAAKLRPGMSVEARVER